The following proteins come from a genomic window of Campylobacter sp. RM16189:
- the ung gene encoding uracil-DNA glycosylase: MQIDINKVQIEQGWKEALKQEFLSPYFARIKENLINALQVGRVYPPNSLIFNAFNLTPFDKVKVVILGQDPYHGENQAMGLSFSVPNGVRVPPSLVNIYKEIYDDLGISEPNSGDLTYWAKQGVLLLNATLTVAAGQANSHANFGWQEFTDAAIRAVNAHKENVVFMLWGNPAKAKIPLIDTNKHLVLTAAHPSPLARGAYFGSRHFSKCNAYLVSKGVSAIDWDLNNYKIEI, translated from the coding sequence ATGCAGATAGATATCAACAAAGTTCAGATCGAGCAAGGCTGGAAAGAAGCGCTCAAGCAAGAGTTTTTAAGCCCCTATTTTGCGCGTATAAAAGAAAATTTGATCAATGCTTTGCAAGTCGGCAGAGTCTATCCGCCAAATTCGCTTATCTTTAACGCTTTTAACCTAACGCCGTTTGATAAGGTTAAGGTGGTAATCCTTGGGCAAGACCCGTATCACGGCGAAAATCAAGCCATGGGGCTTAGTTTTAGCGTGCCAAACGGAGTTAGAGTTCCGCCAAGTTTGGTTAATATCTATAAAGAAATTTATGATGATCTTGGGATCAGCGAGCCAAATTCGGGCGATCTTACATACTGGGCAAAGCAAGGCGTGCTGCTACTGAATGCCACTCTCACAGTTGCGGCGGGACAGGCAAATTCGCATGCAAATTTTGGCTGGCAGGAGTTTACGGACGCTGCCATAAGAGCTGTAAACGCTCATAAAGAAAACGTCGTTTTTATGCTTTGGGGAAATCCTGCGAAGGCTAAAATTCCGCTAATTGATACGAACAAACACCTTGTGCTAACGGCGGCTCATCCAAGTCCGTTAGCGCGTGGAGCGTACTTTGGCTCGCGTCACTTTTCAAAATGCAACGCCTATCTTGTTAGTAAAGGCGTTAGTGCGATTGATTGGGATTTGAATAATTATAAAATTGAAATTTAA
- a CDS encoding putative DNA-binding domain-containing protein produces MKKCVKFGKAHEHPQELKQIFKEITGQAKASSKGTKLYTELIFNRFYEVLANANPILLSVIGEDKFKEEVSEFIACGYAKTTLIWQLPKDFRKFIKEQNRLKEFPFASDLLWLEFSEVELFMQDFSALKFDKFNWQNRYKISKNAKVKILNYKVHLKEFDKREKSYLFAYYDLKTNQAVYREISNFMYDFLRNLKKFSASELLENLQNEYEFDKKAMKKELEISLKELCGLGILEQI; encoded by the coding sequence ATGAAAAAATGCGTGAAATTTGGAAAAGCGCATGAGCACCCACAAGAGCTAAAGCAAATTTTTAAAGAGATAACGGGTCAAGCTAAAGCCTCCTCAAAAGGCACGAAGTTATATACTGAGCTTATATTTAATAGATTTTACGAAGTTCTTGCTAATGCAAATCCGATATTGCTTTCAGTGATAGGCGAGGATAAATTCAAAGAAGAAGTTAGTGAATTTATAGCTTGCGGTTATGCTAAAACTACGCTTATTTGGCAGCTGCCAAAGGATTTTAGAAAATTTATAAAAGAGCAAAATAGGCTTAAAGAATTTCCTTTCGCAAGTGATCTTTTGTGGCTTGAATTTAGCGAAGTAGAGCTTTTTATGCAAGATTTTTCGGCTCTGAAATTTGATAAATTTAACTGGCAAAACAGATACAAAATCTCAAAAAACGCTAAAGTAAAAATTTTAAATTACAAAGTGCACTTAAAAGAGTTTGATAAAAGAGAAAAAAGCTATTTGTTTGCGTATTATGATCTAAAAACCAATCAAGCCGTATATAGAGAAATTTCAAATTTTATGTATGATTTTTTAAGAAATTTAAAGAAATTTAGCGCGTCTGAGCTACTTGAAAATTTACAAAACGAATATGAATTTGATAAAAAAGCGATGAAAAAAGAGCTTGAAATTTCACTAAAAGAGCTTTGCGGGCTTGGAATTTTAGAGCAAATTTAA
- the purM gene encoding phosphoribosylformylglycinamidine cyclo-ligase → MISYKDAGVDIDAGNSFVEKIKPYVKSTFTPLVLGGIGSFSGAIKLPSGYKNPAILGATDGVGTKLRLAIDANKFNTVGQDLVAMCVNDLICNFATPLFFLDYYATAKLDIESAATVVKGIAEGCKLAQCALIGGETAEMPSMYEGKDFDLAGFAVGMAEIDEIDRSKFVCEGDVLIALPSSGLHSNGFSLARRVVSELGLKFDDKIEGRALIDVLLEPTRIYVSDFLRLKDKINALAHITGGGLVENLPRVFPEGLGAKIEKSAIKTPEIFKIIAQKVNEEEMMRTFNMGVGMVLVVSKENASSVLADSNGYIIGKVVKGKGVELV, encoded by the coding sequence ATGATAAGCTACAAAGACGCCGGAGTGGATATAGACGCCGGAAACAGCTTTGTTGAGAAGATCAAACCATACGTAAAATCAACTTTTACTCCGCTAGTCTTAGGCGGTATCGGGTCATTTTCAGGTGCTATAAAGCTGCCAAGCGGGTATAAAAATCCAGCCATTTTAGGTGCGACCGATGGAGTTGGAACCAAACTTCGCCTAGCCATAGACGCAAACAAATTTAATACAGTCGGGCAAGATCTCGTGGCAATGTGTGTAAACGATCTTATCTGCAACTTCGCTACTCCGCTTTTTTTCCTCGATTATTACGCGACGGCAAAGCTTGATATAGAGAGTGCGGCAACAGTAGTTAAAGGTATCGCCGAGGGCTGCAAATTGGCTCAGTGCGCGCTAATAGGCGGCGAGACTGCCGAGATGCCATCTATGTATGAGGGCAAGGACTTCGATCTAGCGGGCTTTGCGGTAGGAATGGCCGAGATAGATGAGATAGATAGAAGTAAATTTGTGTGCGAAGGAGATGTCCTTATAGCGCTTCCAAGTAGTGGGCTTCACTCTAACGGATTTTCTTTGGCGCGCAGAGTTGTTAGTGAGCTCGGACTAAAATTTGACGATAAGATTGAAGGCAGAGCGCTTATAGATGTATTGCTTGAGCCGACTAGAATTTATGTAAGCGATTTTTTACGTTTAAAAGACAAGATAAACGCACTGGCTCATATCACTGGCGGCGGACTGGTTGAAAATCTACCTAGAGTTTTTCCTGAAGGACTTGGCGCAAAGATAGAAAAATCAGCGATCAAAACACCTGAAATTTTTAAAATCATCGCTCAAAAGGTAAATGAAGAGGAGATGATGAGAACCTTTAATATGGGCGTAGGAATGGTGCTTGTGGTTAGCAAAGAAAATGCTAGCAGCGTACTGGCAGACTCAAACGGCTACATAATTGGAAAGGTTGTTAAAGGCAAGGGAGTGGAGTTAGTATAA
- a CDS encoding DUF2625 family protein: MAKFYEGFFFENWQEEVVKISLDEVFAFMPFLWTKEGSNINCVSKRAVSADENFRFTLECMKNLKR, translated from the coding sequence TTGGCGAAATTTTACGAAGGATTTTTCTTTGAAAATTGGCAAGAGGAAGTCGTAAAGATAAGCCTTGATGAAGTTTTTGCTTTTATGCCGTTTTTATGGACGAAAGAGGGCTCTAACATAAACTGTGTTAGCAAACGCGCCGTTAGTGCGGACGAAAATTTTCGCTTCACTCTTGAGTGTATGAAGAATTTAAAGAGGTAA
- the dapF gene encoding diaminopimelate epimerase codes for MRVSKYNASGNDFVIFHTFVSKDRSELAKRLCDRFNGIGADGLIVLLPFENGVKWEFYNNDGSYAAMCGNGSRAALLYAVTNKLTNANDITLATGAGSVSGSVSGDIVEVELTSPVKLADKFSEEGREWYFYDTGVPHLVSFCEDLSEFDLNLARKMRQHHNANVNFAKVEGGNLLVRTYERGVEAETNACGTGMAACFYAGVKNLGLKEQISVFPKSGEELGLRLKDEKIFFKGKVRHCFDANFME; via the coding sequence ATGAGAGTATCAAAGTATAACGCAAGCGGCAATGATTTTGTTATATTTCACACTTTTGTTAGTAAGGATCGAAGCGAGTTAGCTAAAAGGCTTTGCGATAGATTTAACGGCATAGGAGCTGATGGGCTTATCGTACTACTTCCTTTTGAAAACGGCGTGAAATGGGAGTTTTATAACAACGACGGAAGTTATGCGGCGATGTGTGGTAACGGCTCTCGTGCAGCACTTTTATATGCTGTTACTAACAAACTAACTAACGCAAATGATATAACGCTAGCCACAGGCGCAGGAAGTGTTAGCGGTAGCGTAAGCGGCGATATAGTGGAAGTTGAGCTAACAAGCCCGGTTAAGTTAGCGGATAAATTTAGTGAGGAAGGGCGAGAGTGGTACTTTTATGATACGGGTGTGCCGCATCTTGTTAGTTTTTGTGAGGATTTGAGTGAATTTGATCTAAATTTAGCTCGTAAAATGCGTCAACATCATAATGCAAACGTAAATTTTGCCAAAGTCGAGGGCGGGAATTTGCTCGTTAGAACCTACGAGCGCGGAGTGGAAGCTGAGACAAACGCTTGTGGAACGGGTATGGCAGCATGCTTTTATGCAGGAGTTAAAAATTTAGGCTTAAAAGAGCAAATTTCTGTATTTCCAAAGAGTGGCGAAGAGCTTGGTTTGAGACTTAAAGATGAAAAGATATTTTTTAAAGGCAAGGTAAGACACTGCTTTGATGCGAATTTTATGGAGTAA
- a CDS encoding DUF2625 family protein: MQVTTRSPMGALVYGSGGVVINHGWMRIFGSGCEKMKCGIVSFNQAVQENFSALNAPYLLIADDVLGGNFAINAGGLGKDAGKIYYLAQDSLEWQGLNWGILSF; the protein is encoded by the coding sequence TTGCAAGTAACTACTCGTTCGCCGATGGGTGCGCTTGTCTACGGTAGCGGCGGAGTTGTTATAAATCACGGCTGGATGAGGATATTTGGCTCGGGCTGTGAAAAGATGAAGTGCGGGATAGTGTCGTTTAACCAAGCGGTGCAAGAAAATTTTAGTGCGCTAAACGCTCCTTATTTGCTTATAGCCGATGATGTGTTGGGCGGAAATTTCGCGATAAATGCAGGTGGGCTTGGCAAAGACGCGGGTAAAATTTACTATCTTGCGCAAGATAGCTTAGAGTGGCAAGGCCTTAACTGGGGTATTCTGAGTTTTTAG
- a CDS encoding GNAT family N-acetyltransferase codes for MTIRKATKNDAKAIIEMINELALYEKLESEVKIDESVFISHIFEKELASALVAVSGGGEIVGYAIFFHSFSTFLGRAGIYLEDLYVKKKFRGQGIGMKFIKTLAEICEDEGFGRLEWECLDWNEPSIKFYESLGAKRQNGWLKFRMSREEIEKISKI; via the coding sequence ATGACGATAAGAAAAGCTACTAAAAACGATGCAAAGGCTATAATAGAAATGATAAATGAGCTTGCTTTATATGAGAAGCTTGAAAGCGAAGTTAAAATAGACGAGAGTGTTTTTATATCTCATATTTTTGAAAAAGAGCTTGCTAGCGCGTTAGTTGCCGTTAGTGGAGGTGGCGAGATAGTTGGCTACGCTATATTTTTTCACTCATTTTCTACTTTTTTAGGCAGAGCCGGCATCTATCTTGAAGACTTATACGTAAAAAAGAAGTTTAGAGGACAAGGGATCGGTATGAAATTTATCAAAACCCTTGCCGAAATTTGCGAAGACGAGGGATTTGGACGGCTTGAGTGGGAGTGCCTTGACTGGAATGAGCCAAGTATTAAATTTTACGAGAGCTTAGGGGCTAAAAGGCAGAACGGTTGGCTAAAATTTAGAATGAGCAGAGAAGAGATAGAGAAGATTAGTAAAATTTAG
- a CDS encoding replication-associated recombination protein A: protein MFALKFRPKTLDEICGQTEIVEVFKKFIENEKIPHSIFYGPAGCGKTSFARAVAGAMSYDFYEFDGGNLKIEEFRKILKNHENALNKPLFFIDEIHRLSKTQQEALLVPMENYNAIIIGASTENPYFTLSSGIRSRSMLFEFAPLKRTDFEKLLSRVRAEVEFEIDDEAREYLFKSSGGDARGLLNLLEFALNLSPNITLENLKILRANAVSEGVSEDDTHYHLASAFIKSMRGSDENASIYYLARLIDAGESADFIARRMAIFASEDVGNANPNALNLATNTLLAVSKIGYPEARIILSQCAIYLACSPKSNSSYKAINSALKYVKTEAPLKIPPYLINTAPEAKDYLYPHSFGGWIEQKYLAKPLKFYESKGIGFEKTLEEWIAKIKFKK, encoded by the coding sequence ATGTTTGCTTTAAAATTTCGCCCAAAAACTCTTGATGAAATTTGCGGACAGACCGAGATAGTGGAAGTTTTTAAAAAATTTATTGAAAATGAAAAAATCCCGCACAGTATATTTTACGGACCTGCGGGCTGTGGCAAGACGAGCTTTGCTAGGGCTGTCGCTGGAGCGATGAGTTATGATTTTTACGAATTTGACGGTGGAAATTTAAAGATCGAAGAGTTTCGTAAAATTTTAAAAAACCATGAAAACGCGCTAAATAAGCCGCTTTTTTTTATTGATGAGATTCACCGTCTAAGCAAGACTCAGCAAGAAGCGCTTTTGGTTCCGATGGAAAATTATAATGCCATAATCATCGGAGCAAGCACGGAAAATCCATACTTTACTCTAAGTTCTGGTATTAGAAGCCGCTCGATGCTGTTTGAATTTGCTCCGCTTAAAAGGACTGATTTTGAGAAGTTGCTTAGCCGCGTTAGAGCTGAAGTTGAGTTTGAGATTGATGATGAGGCGCGTGAGTATCTGTTTAAAAGTAGCGGTGGCGACGCGCGCGGGCTTTTAAATTTGCTTGAATTTGCACTAAATTTAAGCCCTAATATAACGCTTGAAAATTTAAAGATACTTCGGGCTAACGCAGTTAGTGAAGGAGTTAGCGAGGATGATACGCACTACCACTTGGCAAGTGCGTTTATAAAAAGCATGCGAGGAAGTGACGAAAACGCCTCTATATACTACCTTGCAAGGCTTATTGATGCGGGCGAGAGCGCTGACTTTATCGCTAGAAGGATGGCGATATTTGCAAGTGAAGATGTGGGTAACGCTAACCCAAACGCACTAAATTTAGCCACTAACACACTACTAGCTGTTAGTAAAATCGGCTATCCTGAGGCTAGGATAATCCTAAGTCAGTGTGCCATCTATCTAGCCTGCTCGCCAAAGTCAAATTCAAGCTACAAGGCGATAAATTCGGCCTTAAAATACGTAAAAACTGAGGCTCCTTTAAAAATTCCTCCATACCTTATAAACACCGCTCCTGAAGCTAAAGACTATCTTTATCCACATAGTTTTGGCGGTTGGATCGAGCAAAAGTATCTGGCAAAACCGCTTAAATTTTATGAAAGCAAGGGCATAGGGTTTGAAAAAACGCTTGAAGAGTGGATAGCGAAAATAAAATTCAAAAAATAA
- a CDS encoding TerB family tellurite resistance protein, with protein MTTQEISNKISQGIGDAFESVQASRDEYYSKNQVPSKYEVGNIISKYSNINAGISGATGLVPGPLGMAAAIPEIISVIRNQMAMITDIARANGKKASNELMLEILFGAVGNMASGFVAVHAQKVIVKRASLKVLQSVIKTLGGRVTQQVLKSMAAKWIPLAGAAAMAAWSKYSTSKIGKKAQEIFEKEIIYECDEVATNEDIQMLGVAKAEFENAKNEIDSAINDIKNGDKILKEKIKILISLMRIDGKIEDEEQEYIANFITKSNFASSDEMELIGYLGNNEKMDINYALFKTDPQEALALIIDLIALSSVDEKIHITEKMFIKNIAKMINFNENDALELIEQTKQNI; from the coding sequence ATGACAACTCAAGAGATCTCGAACAAGATTTCTCAAGGCATCGGTGACGCGTTTGAGTCAGTGCAAGCCAGTCGCGATGAATACTATTCTAAAAATCAAGTGCCAAGCAAATATGAGGTAGGTAATATCATATCAAAATACAGCAACATAAATGCCGGTATATCAGGTGCTACGGGCTTGGTGCCTGGTCCCTTGGGTATGGCGGCGGCGATCCCTGAGATCATCAGTGTGATTAGAAATCAAATGGCTATGATAACTGATATCGCAAGAGCTAATGGCAAAAAAGCTAGCAATGAGCTTATGCTTGAAATTTTATTTGGCGCAGTAGGCAATATGGCTTCTGGCTTTGTGGCGGTTCATGCTCAAAAAGTAATCGTAAAGCGTGCCAGCCTTAAAGTTCTGCAAAGTGTAATCAAAACACTTGGAGGCAGAGTGACACAGCAGGTGCTAAAGTCAATGGCTGCAAAGTGGATACCTCTGGCAGGCGCGGCTGCTATGGCTGCTTGGTCTAAATACTCAACCAGCAAAATCGGTAAAAAGGCACAGGAAATTTTTGAAAAAGAAATCATTTATGAGTGTGATGAGGTCGCTACAAATGAAGATATACAAATGCTTGGAGTGGCTAAGGCTGAGTTTGAAAACGCCAAAAACGAGATTGATAGTGCTATAAACGATATCAAAAATGGCGATAAGATACTAAAAGAGAAGATTAAAATTTTAATAAGCCTAATGAGGATAGATGGCAAAATAGAGGATGAAGAGCAAGAATACATCGCAAATTTTATAACCAAATCAAATTTTGCAAGCAGCGACGAAATGGAGCTGATAGGATATCTTGGAAATAACGAAAAAATGGATATAAACTACGCTTTGTTTAAGACTGATCCACAGGAAGCCTTGGCGTTGATTATTGATTTGATAGCACTCTCTAGTGTTGATGAGAAAATCCACATAACCGAAAAGATGTTTATCAAAAATATCGCAAAAATGATAAATTTTAATGAAAATGATGCATTGGAGCTAATAGAGCAAACAAAGCAAAATATCTAA
- the coaE gene encoding dephospho-CoA kinase (Dephospho-CoA kinase (CoaE) performs the final step in coenzyme A biosynthesis.), which yields MKFSNAFVVTGTIGSGKSTFLNLLKMHGFEVIDADDISHYELEACKDEVVRKFGEEILYQGKIDRKKVGAIVFNDKEALKWLENLLHPRIDAKIYELCKKLEAKNLPYFVDIPLYFEGLGKAEFEQIVVVYAPTKTLIERVIKRNSLSYEEAKKRVELQMDIEKKREMADFVIENSGNLRDLQAQTEEFLRNLKGRYESIKV from the coding sequence ATGAAATTTAGCAATGCTTTTGTCGTAACAGGCACAATCGGAAGCGGCAAAAGCACATTTTTAAACCTTCTTAAGATGCACGGCTTTGAGGTGATCGATGCTGATGATATATCTCACTATGAGCTTGAAGCGTGCAAAGATGAGGTTGTGCGAAAATTTGGCGAGGAAATTTTATATCAAGGCAAGATAGATCGAAAAAAGGTCGGCGCAATCGTGTTTAATGATAAAGAGGCACTTAAATGGCTTGAAAATTTGCTTCATCCAAGGATAGATGCAAAAATTTATGAGCTTTGCAAGAAGCTTGAAGCTAAAAATTTGCCTTATTTTGTAGATATTCCGCTTTATTTTGAAGGGCTTGGAAAGGCTGAATTTGAGCAAATCGTAGTTGTCTATGCACCTACAAAAACACTTATAGAGCGTGTGATTAAGCGAAACAGCTTAAGCTATGAAGAGGCTAAAAAGCGAGTAGAGCTTCAAATGGATATAGAAAAAAAGCGCGAAATGGCTGATTTTGTTATAGAAAATAGCGGAAATTTAAGAGATTTGCAGGCGCAAACCGAGGAGTTTTTAAGAAATTTGAAAGGCAGATATGAGAGTATCAAAGTATAA
- a CDS encoding DUF2625 domain-containing protein produces MKTLKELVNLDEPGMKLIKEWSKDAKTVMNFCRVMKKEPKMSS; encoded by the coding sequence ATGAAAACACTAAAAGAACTTGTGAATTTAGATGAGCCTGGCATGAAGCTCATTAAAGAGTGGTCAAAGGATGCTAAAACAGTTATGAATTTTTGCCGCGTGATGAAAAAAGAGCCGAAAATGAGCTCTTAG
- a CDS encoding DUF692 domain-containing protein: MQNITKCGLGLRREHLSDIIKSGFKPDFWEVTPENWFFIPHAHRANFEQIAHDNLLVAHSVTLSIGSDIKPSKKYLKNLKAFLDRYDIKFYSDHISFSTLNAHHTHELLPLPLTREMLNLLCERVEYVQNELKRELILENVTYYYTLECEISETEFTNLLMKKSGAKLLLDVNNVYVNSVNHKFDPYKFIDDLDLSRLGYIHVAGHMDDREYKMLVDTHGGDVCDEVWQLLTYTLKKQKAPCMIERDNEIPPLAELVAEYEKMREIWKSA, from the coding sequence ATGCAAAATATCACAAAATGCGGACTCGGACTTAGACGTGAGCATCTAAGTGATATTATAAAAAGTGGATTTAAGCCTGATTTTTGGGAGGTAACTCCTGAAAATTGGTTTTTTATCCCGCACGCTCATCGGGCAAATTTTGAACAAATAGCCCACGACAACCTTCTTGTAGCCCACAGCGTAACGCTATCTATCGGCTCTGACATAAAACCAAGTAAAAAATATCTAAAAAATTTAAAAGCTTTTTTGGATAGATATGACATCAAATTTTACTCAGATCATATAAGTTTTTCTACGCTTAATGCTCATCATACGCACGAGCTTTTGCCGCTTCCTCTCACTCGTGAGATGCTAAATTTGCTTTGCGAGCGAGTTGAGTATGTGCAAAATGAGCTAAAACGCGAATTAATCTTAGAAAACGTTACTTATTATTACACTCTTGAATGTGAAATAAGCGAGACTGAATTTACGAATTTGTTGATGAAAAAAAGTGGAGCTAAGCTGCTGCTAGACGTAAATAACGTCTATGTGAATTCCGTAAATCACAAATTTGATCCGTATAAATTCATAGATGATCTTGATCTTTCAAGGCTTGGCTATATCCACGTGGCAGGGCATATGGATGATCGTGAGTATAAAATGCTTGTGGATACGCACGGCGGCGATGTTTGCGATGAGGTTTGGCAGCTACTAACCTACACACTTAAAAAACAAAAAGCCCCTTGCATGATAGAGCGCGATAATGAAATCCCTCCTCTTGCCGAGCTTGTAGCAGAGTATGAAAAAATGCGTGAAATTTGGAAAAGCGCATGA
- a CDS encoding TonB-dependent receptor, whose product MHKFSKMAAIVLFGASISMLQGADTKSSAKRMDANSTAATAQLDMVSVTANRSETDVAKYAGQVSILTQDNLSKSPSIIENLGQISGIQLGDDLGRQIAQSYNIRGFDDRSNNRVIIEQDNIRRSPTMFSNLISSFRVDNDLLKRAEVVKGASSVLHGSGAIGGIISMQTKSVDDFIIGDKNYGLMIGHRQESNHMNSNRGALAFKPVENLGFLLYGKHADFGNTKFADKGNGETYALDDERINTLFGKIEWDITDEHELDFSVFNYHENLVTGWQSLWHNVDTVSGVLKQRDYNVVYRYSPINNPWINFSAQYFNSYAKYHRVMTNSTRVVNYKNEDRRWGVGVKNESMFNTGFLEHRLVIGLDHEHRKEDAVYRANGVLSDFGSFPNFYKDYGLYIQDIINIGNLEFTLGGRYDYFKRGVKLSGREAYSDKRFSPKIGLAYEVFDGINLLAGYAETFRGPTPNETSAQGPLNIHYYYLPNNGLRPEIAKEYELGFSIDKENLIGNDRLYFKATYFNGSINNMINLKEHPEMGTPPASPMYARYENVDSAKRNGYEIEARYNINNFAFNMAYDHIKVYDKQTKKRVNVYADKILLGGQYTYTPWNLTLGANMSHWLKPSRDTKSFVSRGKKYYYVDKSFTIVNLKGKWTPTNFENKIFGRGFSLSFGINNIFDKQYIHPRRNTETTLVGKGRNFYVDFEKKF is encoded by the coding sequence ATGCATAAATTTAGCAAGATGGCCGCCATTGTGCTTTTTGGCGCTTCTATTTCAATGCTTCAAGGCGCAGATACAAAGTCTAGCGCAAAGCGTATGGATGCAAACTCTACTGCAGCAACTGCGCAGCTGGATATGGTTTCAGTTACTGCAAACAGAAGCGAAACCGATGTGGCGAAGTATGCTGGACAGGTTAGTATATTAACACAAGATAATTTATCAAAATCTCCTTCAATCATTGAAAATTTGGGTCAAATTTCAGGAATTCAACTAGGCGATGATCTTGGCAGGCAAATAGCCCAATCTTATAATATTAGAGGATTTGATGATAGAAGTAATAATAGAGTTATTATAGAACAGGATAATATTAGGCGTTCTCCAACTATGTTTTCTAATCTTATCTCATCTTTTCGTGTTGATAACGACTTGCTAAAAAGGGCTGAAGTCGTAAAAGGAGCATCTTCGGTACTTCATGGTAGTGGAGCTATAGGGGGTATCATTAGTATGCAAACAAAGAGCGTAGATGACTTTATCATAGGAGATAAAAATTACGGCTTGATGATCGGGCATCGTCAAGAGAGCAATCATATGAACTCAAACCGTGGGGCACTTGCGTTTAAGCCTGTGGAAAATTTAGGATTTTTACTTTATGGCAAACATGCCGATTTTGGGAATACAAAATTTGCCGATAAAGGAAATGGAGAGACTTACGCTCTTGATGATGAGCGTATCAATACACTATTTGGAAAGATTGAGTGGGATATTACGGATGAGCATGAACTAGATTTTAGTGTATTTAATTATCATGAAAATTTAGTTACAGGCTGGCAATCTTTATGGCATAATGTTGATACTGTATCTGGAGTATTAAAGCAACGCGATTATAATGTAGTGTATAGATATTCTCCGATAAATAATCCTTGGATAAATTTTTCAGCACAATATTTTAATTCTTATGCTAAATATCATAGAGTAATGACTAATTCTACTCGTGTAGTAAATTATAAAAACGAAGATAGACGATGGGGAGTGGGAGTCAAAAATGAAAGTATGTTTAATACAGGATTTTTGGAGCATAGATTAGTTATTGGTTTGGATCATGAGCATCGCAAGGAGGATGCAGTATATAGAGCAAACGGGGTATTATCGGATTTTGGTTCTTTTCCGAATTTTTACAAAGACTATGGATTGTATATTCAAGATATTATTAATATAGGAAATCTTGAATTTACTCTTGGAGGTAGATATGATTACTTCAAAAGAGGTGTAAAATTATCAGGAAGAGAAGCTTATTCTGATAAAAGATTTTCACCAAAAATAGGACTTGCCTATGAAGTGTTTGATGGTATAAATTTGCTTGCCGGATATGCTGAGACATTCAGAGGACCTACTCCAAACGAAACATCAGCACAAGGTCCTTTAAATATACATTATTACTATTTGCCAAATAACGGTTTAAGGCCTGAGATAGCAAAAGAGTATGAGCTTGGATTTTCTATAGATAAAGAGAATTTAATCGGAAATGATAGGTTATATTTTAAAGCAACTTATTTTAATGGTTCTATTAATAATATGATTAATTTAAAAGAGCATCCTGAAATGGGCACACCTCCTGCGAGTCCAATGTATGCAAGATATGAGAATGTCGATAGTGCTAAACGCAATGGATATGAAATTGAGGCTAGATATAATATAAATAACTTTGCTTTTAATATGGCATATGATCATATAAAGGTTTATGATAAACAGACTAAAAAGAGAGTTAATGTTTATGCGGATAAAATTTTACTTGGTGGACAATATACGTATACGCCTTGGAATTTGACATTGGGTGCAAACATGTCCCATTGGTTAAAGCCGTCAAGGGACACAAAAAGTTTTGTGTCTAGGGGTAAGAAGTATTATTACGTAGACAAGAGCTTTACAATAGTAAATTTAAAGGGTAAATGGACTCCGACCAATTTTGAAAACAAGATTTTTGGTCGTGGCTTTAGCTTGAGTTTTGGTATAAATAATATATTTGATAAACAATATATTCATCCGAGAAGAAATACCGAAACTACCTTAGTAGGCAAAGGTAGAAATTTCTACGTCGACTTTGAAAAGAAATTTTAA